In Pelmatolapia mariae isolate MD_Pm_ZW linkage group LG13, Pm_UMD_F_2, whole genome shotgun sequence, a genomic segment contains:
- the oit3 gene encoding oncoprotein-induced transcript 3 protein yields the protein MIFLVIAALALENLAVAGVVLDPCSAYISLNEPWRNTDYHVNQSSGVPLCDSHVSGEWYRFTGMAGDAMPTFCISENHCGTHAPIWLNGSHPKLHEGIITLPVCASFSNNCCQWNASVDVKACPGGYFVYRLPRPSVCFHVYCGHFYDICDEADCTGPTCPQSDCRCAPGNVLGPDGQTCLDVNECDQGNGGCAEVCVNTKGSWRCECGRGRVLDEDGRTCREIAGCHVNNGGCSHGCSALLDSYQCHCPRGLELGEDKRTCQVPVQCDSSSITVSVPKDLVGGLELFLSNSSCRGVSNGTHINLNFSLKTCGTVVEVTANKIVGTNLVTGLPRSSPGSSGDLIVRTGKLVLPVTCEFPREYQVSDGYQASQRNSALELEGHSEGVFTFSLELFKDAQFSEAYRTPPQLPLHDSLFFGVEPKERVDGLSSLVESCFATPGPKADQALKYYLIRDGCIADETMTQYSSKDQLSKHYQVPVFKFIGKDNRQVFLHCQVLVCRAGDSRCAQHCRGRVRREVQTDEPQEQHALSAGPIIILP from the exons ATGATTTTTTTGGTAATTGCCGCTCTGGCGCTGGAGAATCTTGCAGTTGCAGGTGTAG TCTTGGACCCCTGCTCTGCGTACATCAGCTTGAACGAACCGTGGAGGAACACAGACTACCACGTCAACCAGTCGTCCGGCGTGCCCCTGTGTGACAGCCACGTCTCCGGTGAATGGTATCGCTTCACAGGCATGGCCGGGGATGCCATGCCCACCTTCTGCATCTCCGAGAATCACTGTGGCACACACGCCCCCATTTGGCTCAATGGCAGCCACCCAAAGCTCCATGAGGGCATCATCACCCTGCCTGTCTGCGCCAGCTTCAGCAACAACTGCTGCCAGTGGAACGCCAGCGTGGATGTGAAGGCCTGTCCTGGAGGATACTTTGTGTACCGCCTGCCAAGGCCCTCAGTCTGCTTCCATGTGTACTGTGGCC ATTTCTACGATATTTGCGATGAGGCCGATTGCACGGGTCCCACGTGTCCGCAGTCTGACTGCCGCTGTGCCCCTGGAAATGTCCTGGGACCAGACGGACAAACATGCCTGG atGTGAACGAATGCGATCAGGGCAACGGTGGCTGTGCAGAGGTATGCGTGAACACCAAGGGCTCTTGGCGCTGTGAGTGCGGACGAGGCCGTGTGCTGGATGAGGATGGACGCACCTGTAGAG AGATAGCAGGCTGTCATGTTAACAATGGAGGCTGCAGTCATGGCTGCTCCGCTCTGCTGGACTCCTATCAGTGCCACTGTCCCAGAGGGCTGGAGCTGGGAGAGGACAAGCGCACGTgtcaag TTCCTGTCCAGTGTGATTCCAGCTCTATTACAGTATCAGTTCCTAAGGACCTTGTAGGCGGCCTGGAGCTCTTTCTCTCCAACTCATCTTGTCGGGGTGTCTCCAATGGCACACACATCAACCTCAACTTCAGCCTCAAGACATGTGGCACAGTAGTTGAG GTGACAGCTAATAAGATTGTAGGGACCAACCTGGTGACAGGTCTCCCCAGGAGCAGCCCAGGAAGCAGCGGGGACTTAATAGTCCGCACCGGCAAGTTGGTGCTCCCAGTTACCTGTGAGTTCCCCAGGGAATATCAGGTTTCAGACGGATACCAGGCAAGCCAGCGCAACTCAGCCCTAGAGCTGGAGGGCCACAGTGAGGGGGTCTTCACTTTCTCCCTAGAGCTTTTTAAGGATGCCCAGTTTTCAGAGGCCTACCGCACCCCACCCCAGCTCCCCCTGCATGACTCCCTCTTCTTTGGGGTTGAGCCTAAGGAGAGAGTGGATGGTCTCTCTTCCCTGGTGGAGAGCTGCTTTGCTACACCGGGGCCCAAAGCTGACCAGGCCCTCAAGTACTACCTCATCAGAGATGG ATGTATTGCTGATGAAACAATGACACAGTACTCGTCAAAGGACCAGCTCTCTAAGCACTACCAGGTCCCCGTCTTCAAGTTCATTGGCAAGGACAACCGA CAAGTGTTCCTGCACTGCCAGGTGCTAGTGTGCCGGGCAGGAGACTCCCGCTGTGCTCAGCACTGTCGGGGACGCGTCCGACGGGAGGTTCAGACGGATGAACCTCAGGAGCAGCACGCATTGAGCGCAGGCCCCATCATTATCCTGCCTTAA
- the pla2g12b gene encoding group XIIB secretory phospholipase A2-like protein isoform X1, with translation MLLRTVVLLLLCLSTGMCATLGYYQTDAKEDGGPAADSVVAAEDASVDVAKEGVTAVEVGDSSSAEANAGNSVFGDKPLREIGVKGSQSGDKHEDDVQVVAEGATVKESVPGSDGPPGDSPAMKAFTKEAKSLEQPSSGEEANEIRPVQTNKSQKTPQEQEDSSWSLNSIRNSFQTAHGYFDSLVELVGGHNGVCEYRCRRDGELPQPRPGFQLSEPNGCSTSLVGFQVNAALDLGIPAMTKCCNQLDMCYENCGTSKYDCDSRFRSCLHDICSDLKKSLGFVSKVQACESMADALYNTVWTLGCRPYMNSQRAACVCEGEERDEL, from the exons ATGCTGCTTCGGACTGTTgtcctgctcctcctctgcCTGTCCACAGGGATGTGTGCCACTTTAGGCTACTACCAGACTGACGCAAAGGAGGACGGAGGCCCTGCTGCTGATTCAGTTGTTGCTGCCGAAGATGCCTCTGTAGACGTAGCCAAAGAAGGTGTCACTGCTGTTGAAGTAGGTGATTCATCTTCAGCTGAGGCAAACGCAGGTAACAGCGTTTTTGGTGACAAACCGCTGCGTGAAATAGGTGTGAAGGGTAGCCAATCAGGTGACAAACATGAAGACGATGTCCAGGTGGTTGCAGAAGGTGCTACAGTCAAAGAATCAGTGCCAGGCAGTGATGGGCCTCCTGGAGACAGCCCTGCTATGAAAGCTTTTACTAAAGAAGCTAAGAGCCTGGAACAACCTTCTTCTGGGGAAGAGGCGAATGAGATCAGACCAGTTCAGACAAACAAGTCCCAGAAAACACCACAGGAACAAGAAGACAGCAGCTGGAGCCTCAACTCTATTAGAAATAGTTTCCAGACTGCGCACGGATACTTCGACTCCCTGGTGGAACTGGTCGGTGGACACAATGGTGTTTGTGAGTACCGCTGCAGAAGAGATG GAGAACTTCCTCAACCTCGTCCTGGCTTCCAGCTCTCAGAGCCCAACGGCTGCAGCACCTCTCTGGTGGGATTCCAGGTGAATGCTGCT CTTGACCTGGGGATCCCTGCTATGACAAAGTGCTGCAACCAGCTTGACATGTGCTACGAAAACTGCGGTACGAGCAAGTACGACTGTGACTCCAGGTTTCGCTCGTGCCTGCATGACATTTGCTCTGACCTTAAGAAGAGTCTGGGGTTTGTTTCGAAAGTGCAAG CCTGTGAATCGATGGCAGACGCTCTCTACAACACAGTTTGGACTCTGGGTTGCAGACCTTACATGAACAGCCAGAGGGCAGCGTGTGTCTGCgagggagaggagagggatGAACTGTGA
- the LOC134640430 gene encoding uncharacterized protein C6orf118-like: MSSSVKPKPGRYGSDIHRLLLAAEAGQKADILAYSSGHLGPRSLNQSQPQEETKSVFWRMSQSQEESRNPLSLQQIQTKAKKNEMKEFPPEFTSGTALVEPRVLGRSDQDSLNNQDQQEKKKCFGWQVMAKPDLWAGKNVAEMHARKLQEGLIKLSAQSWPSRDRLAVFSDVFDDVCEDSPVFGRILREIKTEYDLYVNHLMSLQSSPRSLSPNTSLKVSETELDDAEKEVCRLEHEARRALEENKRVQNNLQNISAAMHPKDSDKKNTCQSGLQDTMSVSGYSDSIQFKRLQVMNVWKQIKQLEEELEKKLVSTVTTTATKGHIRDQQTEIMKLIASNEHLRAISKDLENNISAVLNKEKASKAIRRILWDEIHQDLQAQ; the protein is encoded by the exons ATGTCCAGCAGTGTGAAGCCAAAGCCTGGGCGCTATGGGAGCGACATCCACAGACTGCTGCTGGCGGCTGAAGCCGGGCAGAAGGCTGATATCCTGGCCTACTCCTCAGGTCATCTGGGGCCTCGCAGCCTGAACCAGAGTCAGCCTCAAGAGGAGACAAAGTCGGTTTTTTGGAGGATGTCTCAGAGCCAAGAAGAAAGTCGAAACCCACTATCTCTCCAGCAGATACAGACAAAGGcaaaaaagaatgaaatgaaagagTTCCCCCCTGAGTTCACTTCTGGCACTGCTTTAGTAGAGCCTAGAGTCTTGGG CCGTTCTGACCAGGACAGCCTGAACAACCAAGACCagcaagagaagaaaaaatgcTTTGGCTGGCAAGTCATGGCCAAACCGGACCTCTGGGCTGGAAAAAATGTTGCTGAAATGCATGCGAGGAAACTGCAAGAG GGGTTGATTAAGTTGTCTGCGCAGAGCTGGCCCAGCAGAGACCGCCTTGCGGTGTTCAGTGACGTCTTTGATGATGTATGTGAAGACTCGCCAGTGTTTGGACGCATCCTGAGGGAAATTAAG ACAGAATATGATTTATACGTCAACCACCTGATGAGTTTGCAGTCCTCGCCACGCAGCCTG TCACCGAATACTTCACTCAAAGTAAGCGAAACCGAGTTGGACGATGCTGAAAAGGAGGTTTGCAGGCTGGAGCATGAGGCTAGAAGAGCTCTAGAGGAGAATAAACG GGTCCAAAATAACTTACAGAACATTTCAGCTGCCATGCACCCGAAGGACAGTGACAAGAAAA ATACATGTCAGTCAGGGCTGCAGGATACTATGAGTGTCTCTGGCTATTCTGACAGCATCCAGTTCAAGAGGCTTCAAGTAATGAATGTTTGGAAGCAAatcaaacagctggaggaagagCTAGAAAAGAAGTTGGTGTCCACTGTTACAACCACAGCTACTAAAGGACATATCAGAGACCAACAG ACTGAAATAATGAAGCTGATAGCCTCAAATGAGCATCTAAGGGCCATTAGCAAG GATCTTGAAAACAACATCAGCGCAGTGCTGAACAAGGAGAAAGCAAGCAAGGCCATAAGACG GATTTTGTGGGATGAAATACACCAAGATCTACAAGCACAGTAA
- the pla2g12b gene encoding group XIIB secretory phospholipase A2-like protein isoform X2, whose amino-acid sequence MLLRTVVLLLLCLSTGMCATLGYYQTDAKEDGGPAADSVVAAEDASVDVAKEGVTAVEVGDSSSAEANAGNSVFGDKPLREIGVKGSQSGDKHEDDVQVVAEGATVKESVPGSDGPPGDSPAMKAFTKEAKSLEQPSSGEEANEIRPVQTNKSQKTPQEQEDSSWSLNSIRNSFQTAHGYFDSLVELVGGHNGVCEYRCRRDGELPQPRPGFQLSEPNGCSTSLVGFQLDLGIPAMTKCCNQLDMCYENCGTSKYDCDSRFRSCLHDICSDLKKSLGFVSKVQACESMADALYNTVWTLGCRPYMNSQRAACVCEGEERDEL is encoded by the exons ATGCTGCTTCGGACTGTTgtcctgctcctcctctgcCTGTCCACAGGGATGTGTGCCACTTTAGGCTACTACCAGACTGACGCAAAGGAGGACGGAGGCCCTGCTGCTGATTCAGTTGTTGCTGCCGAAGATGCCTCTGTAGACGTAGCCAAAGAAGGTGTCACTGCTGTTGAAGTAGGTGATTCATCTTCAGCTGAGGCAAACGCAGGTAACAGCGTTTTTGGTGACAAACCGCTGCGTGAAATAGGTGTGAAGGGTAGCCAATCAGGTGACAAACATGAAGACGATGTCCAGGTGGTTGCAGAAGGTGCTACAGTCAAAGAATCAGTGCCAGGCAGTGATGGGCCTCCTGGAGACAGCCCTGCTATGAAAGCTTTTACTAAAGAAGCTAAGAGCCTGGAACAACCTTCTTCTGGGGAAGAGGCGAATGAGATCAGACCAGTTCAGACAAACAAGTCCCAGAAAACACCACAGGAACAAGAAGACAGCAGCTGGAGCCTCAACTCTATTAGAAATAGTTTCCAGACTGCGCACGGATACTTCGACTCCCTGGTGGAACTGGTCGGTGGACACAATGGTGTTTGTGAGTACCGCTGCAGAAGAGATG GAGAACTTCCTCAACCTCGTCCTGGCTTCCAGCTCTCAGAGCCCAACGGCTGCAGCACCTCTCTGGTGGGATTCCAG CTTGACCTGGGGATCCCTGCTATGACAAAGTGCTGCAACCAGCTTGACATGTGCTACGAAAACTGCGGTACGAGCAAGTACGACTGTGACTCCAGGTTTCGCTCGTGCCTGCATGACATTTGCTCTGACCTTAAGAAGAGTCTGGGGTTTGTTTCGAAAGTGCAAG CCTGTGAATCGATGGCAGACGCTCTCTACAACACAGTTTGGACTCTGGGTTGCAGACCTTACATGAACAGCCAGAGGGCAGCGTGTGTCTGCgagggagaggagagggatGAACTGTGA